One part of the Anopheles coustani chromosome 2, idAnoCousDA_361_x.2, whole genome shotgun sequence genome encodes these proteins:
- the LOC131264351 gene encoding uncharacterized protein LOC131264351, whose product MNRSKYKPEFFKAFPLHHAAAKCYVVEVQRQLDAGTNPYKPTEEGLTALHAAVANNSVAVVDVLLKRYADDLSIARETIQHRFLWKPELVEWKNRPILIAWTETECQATLALATSCPAGIPLNVQIFVLLHHPQEGHRFVALDVCNRSRRIDTLRLIRDLLPNGVLSLDRSDLRVNVTNYLHMACSYAKKEIITKLIRNGASLSVPSGDQQSSPYMAACEAFRKDIAIFLATNYFDHFDPGACDIQDYNALHKMLQRSQKGMAEEIIQHMLKYRMSKHRETKSQAITNIFRFDSKDYSYISVWTFASSVPMRDLCSKYVLQGEFDLRTKIESSSLLGIFITRSIALDYCMQKIEEDLDLLRLEGSHNRENVLQKLIRCKRLTFVKDLYEKHGSLMKEIFETEDPEHKPAFELLAILVQNMDEHGLLFVLENHRDYYVRHMDYLIKATFKLSSLKKTAHTKLAEIIAKIIPEALIKLDEIKNTPDSKQNDFYDMIRDLRESFGKTVTRLEADGKSLEDYLDGNGRTFLHAAVDWSEKYLVEKLLARNFSVMHKDANGCLPIQLARNESIFEMLLAKNEPAQLDCVNETGYNLLHVSCRNGLRGAALEKLLEHGMDVNEPAPDGNLPLSLASCCGTVRFLLNQGARIELLNDNFFSERLPTMQYCALWEFLPRIFQLDQFKSCAHLLLPSMVGRLNRDFFYCDHERYLEQHKDIRRVLFDSLFEHSKEEASKLFCRVSQKAIVCCARWFLEYNYDLDYDYRCTDGWNRSTPLLGLLSYMELPNDDIVEKLLQKPIDVNATNDRQQSALIILAVRFKWAKHYGHSLDTFRLLLKRGAKLDEQDEDGNTALHYAFREEQWELVEFLIESGANTTVKNESNKLPSEMGPGFNRCLFSFIR is encoded by the exons ATGAATCGTTCGAAGTATAAACCTGaattttttaaagcatttcCGCTGCACCATGCTGCAGCGAAGTGTTACGTAGTGGAAGTGCAACGGCAGTTGGACGCCGGTACCAACCCGTACAAACCGACTGAAGAAGGACTGACCGCTCTGCATGCCGCAGTAGCGAACAATTCGGTAGCCGTAGTGGACGTGCTTTTGAAGCGTTACGCCGATGATCTTTCCATCGCTCGCGAGACGATTCAACACCGGTTTCTGTGGAAGCCGGAACTAGTCGAATGGAAAAACAGGCCAATTCTTATCGCGTGGACCGAAACAGAGTGCCAAGCCACACTAGCTCTAGCCACGTCATGTCCGGCGGGAATTCCGTTAAACGTGCAGATATTCGTTCTGTTACACCATCCTCAGGAAGGACACCGTTTCGTCGCACTCGATGTTTGCAATCGCAGCAGGCGAATCGACACATTACGATTGATACGTGATCTTCTTCCAAACGGAGTGCTATCGCTGGATCGCAGTGATCTACGCGTGAATGTCACCAACTACCTACACATGGCTTGCAGCTACGCTAAGAAGGAAATAATAACAAAGCTTATCCGCAATGGTGCGTCGCTTTCTGTCCCTTCTGGTGATCAACAGAGTTCTCCGTACATGGCTGCTTGTGAAGCATTTAGGAAAGATATCGCCATATTTTTGGCTACGAATTACTTCGACCACTTCGACCCGGGAGCCTGTGATATTCAGGATTACAACGCGCTGCACAAGATGCTCCAACGTAGTCAGAAAGGAATGGCGGAGGAAATCATACAGCATATGCTTAAATACCGCATGAGCAAACATCGAGAAACCAAGTCGCAGGCCATAACCAACatatttcgattcgattcgaaaGATTATTCGTATATCTCAGTATGGACTTTTGCAAGCTCGGTCCCGATGAGGGATCTTTGTAGCAAATACGTGCTACAGGGAGAGTTTGATTTACGGACCAAGATTGAATCATCGTCCTTGCTTGGTATTTTTATCACACGAAGTATCGCCTTGGATTACTGCATGCAGAAAATAGAAGAAGACCTGGATCTGTTGCGTCTGGAGGGCAGTCACAACAGAGAAAACGTTTTGCAAAAGCTTATCAGATGCAAACGGTTGACGTTTGTCAAGGACCTGTATGAAAAGCATGGATCACTCAtgaaagaaatatttgaaacggAGGACCCAGAACACAAACCAGCTTTTGAGTTGCTCGCAATTCTGGTGCAAAATATGGACGAACATGGATTATTATTTGTACTGGAAAACCATCGGGATTATTATGTGCGGCATATGGATTATTTAATAAAAGCAACATTCAAGCTAAGCTCTTTGAAAAAGACGGCACACACGAAACTGGCGGAAATTATAGCGAAGATTATTCCAGAGGCATTGATCAAACtggatgaaattaaaaacacacctgattcaaaacaaaatg ATTTCTATGATATGATACGCGATCTAAGGGAAAGTTTCGGAAAAACCGTCACTCGACTGGAGGCTGATGGCAAAAGTTTGGAAGATTATTTGGACGGCAATGGACGGACGTTCCTGCACGCCGCAGTAGACTGGAGCGAAAAATATCTTGTGGAAAAATTGCTCGCTCGTAACTTTAGCGTAATGCATAAGGACGCCAACGGTTGCTTACCGATCCAACTGGCAAGAAATGAAAGTATATTCGAGATGCTGTTAGCAAAAAATGAGCCCGCTCAGTTGGATTGCGTGAATGAAACGGGATATAATCTGCTGCACGTTAGCTGTAGGAACGGTCTTCGCGGAGCGGCGCTAGAAAAACTGTTGGAACACGGCATGGATGTGAATGAGCCGGCACCAGATGGGAATTTGCCACTATCGCTGGCGTCCTGCTGCGGCACAGTGAGGTTTTTGTTGAATCAGGGTGCCCGTATCGAGCTGCTAAACGATAATTTTTTTAGTGAACGATTGCCTACAATGCAGTATTGTGCACTATGGGAGTTCCTACCTCGCATTTTCCAGCTTGACCAGTTCAAATCATGTGCACATCTACTTCTGCCATCGATGGTCGGTAGGCTCAATCgggattttttttactgcGATCACGAGCGTTACCTTGAACAGCACAAAGACATCCGCCGAGTGCTGTTCGATAGCCTGTTCGAACATTCGAAAGAGGAAGCGTCGAAACTCTTTTGCCGTGTTTCCCAGAAAGCAATCGTTTGCTGTGCGAGATGGTTCCTGGAGTACAACTATGATCTTGACTATGATTATCGGTGCACGGACGGCTGGAATAGGTCGACCCCGCTGCTAGGTTTGTTGAGCTACATGGAACTGCCTAACGATGACATAGTGGAGAAATTGCTTCAAAAACCGATCGACGTTAACGCCACGAATGATAGGCAGCAGAGTGCGCTCATTATTCTTGCAGTTCGTTTCAAATGGGCCAAACACTATGGACATTCGTTAGATACATTCCGACTGTTGCTTAAGCGTGGAGCCAAGCTGGACGAGCAGGACGAGGACGGAAACACGGCGCTTCATTATGCCTTTCGAGAGGAACAGTGGGAATTGGTGGAGTTTCTGATTGAGAGTGGTGCGAATACAACCGTGAAAAACGAGTCCAACAAGCTGCCGAGTGAAATGGGTCCCGGTTTTAATCGGTgcttgtttagttttattcggTAA